The Agrobacterium cucumeris genome has a segment encoding these proteins:
- a CDS encoding M23 family metallopeptidase, giving the protein MTADRNVIRSLGTEPPILAEGRRAPDRREISLRWLSGTFLTGITSSILMGVALFAALDGRQQLAIPAEAFAKADMGNNATEAARRGTRLIAPNIAARPSDRSIMEVSTVINEGDKEVVRKVPFSHVKIPLAANYAKQDDYPAFDPLNIFASNDDKDAAAPAPSRTGTIYGSEVESEVSLKTVAFPVLHSKYAFAGSLSFDEVEEAVRSNGSILTDGNEQVAALYYIDPRRFDNDEGDVDITAGLAARVVEQNMSVSTPQSASVPVKEYADDVIPARQTETIEAALFGAGYSKVQSSEIAGLLSPQLQSNNVESGDVLRVGIIQEDEKSDIVRVSLYRKGRHMVTMAVDDRKNFIKASEPPKLDAVATAFDSTPAPAAGRDLPSVYDGVYRAALAYGMNQSMVSQLIKLLASSVDFQAQLKPADTLEAFFSVEDADGKATDKSELLYVNAKFGDNETRFYRFQNPEDNSIDYFDENGKSIRQFLLRNPVPNGRMTSGFGMRRHPVLKFSRMHTGTDWAAARGTPIIATGNGTVEKAGWASGYGNQTLLRHANGYVSSYNHQSAIAKGVTEGAKVRQGQVIGYVGSTGLSTGAHLHYELIVNGTKVDAMKVRLPGGKSLSGDALARFSDERKRIDNLLNIEDKPNQVASR; this is encoded by the coding sequence ATGACTGCGGATCGCAATGTGATCCGGTCGCTAGGCACGGAACCGCCAATTCTGGCGGAAGGGCGCCGTGCACCCGATCGTCGCGAAATTTCGCTGCGATGGCTCTCCGGTACATTTCTGACCGGCATCACTTCTTCCATATTGATGGGTGTGGCTCTGTTTGCAGCTCTGGACGGTCGTCAGCAGCTCGCCATTCCCGCCGAAGCCTTCGCGAAGGCGGACATGGGTAACAATGCGACGGAAGCCGCGCGCCGCGGCACGCGCCTTATCGCCCCGAATATCGCGGCCCGGCCATCCGACCGGTCGATCATGGAAGTCTCGACTGTCATCAATGAAGGCGACAAGGAAGTGGTCCGCAAGGTTCCCTTCTCTCACGTCAAAATTCCGCTGGCAGCGAATTATGCCAAGCAGGATGATTATCCCGCCTTCGATCCCTTAAACATTTTCGCGAGCAACGACGACAAGGACGCAGCCGCGCCTGCACCGAGCCGCACGGGAACGATCTACGGCTCCGAGGTTGAATCCGAAGTCAGCCTGAAGACTGTAGCCTTTCCGGTCCTGCACTCCAAATATGCCTTTGCCGGCTCCTTGAGCTTTGACGAGGTGGAGGAAGCGGTACGATCGAATGGCTCGATCCTGACGGATGGCAATGAGCAAGTTGCCGCGCTTTATTACATCGACCCGCGCCGCTTTGATAATGATGAAGGTGATGTCGATATCACGGCCGGCCTCGCCGCCCGTGTCGTTGAACAGAATATGTCGGTTTCAACCCCGCAATCGGCATCGGTGCCGGTCAAGGAATATGCCGACGACGTGATCCCTGCCCGCCAGACCGAGACCATCGAGGCTGCTTTGTTCGGCGCGGGTTACTCCAAGGTACAATCATCGGAAATCGCCGGGCTGCTGTCACCGCAACTCCAGTCGAACAATGTCGAAAGCGGTGATGTGCTGCGCGTCGGCATTATTCAGGAAGACGAAAAAAGCGACATCGTGCGCGTCAGCCTTTATCGCAAGGGCCGTCACATGGTCACCATGGCCGTCGATGACCGCAAAAACTTCATCAAGGCCAGCGAACCGCCGAAACTCGACGCTGTGGCGACCGCCTTCGACAGTACGCCGGCGCCTGCGGCTGGCCGCGACCTGCCCAGCGTCTATGACGGTGTCTACCGCGCGGCTCTCGCTTACGGCATGAACCAGAGCATGGTTTCCCAGCTTATCAAGCTTCTGGCCAGCAGCGTCGATTTTCAGGCGCAGCTCAAGCCGGCGGATACGCTGGAAGCATTCTTCTCCGTGGAAGACGCCGATGGCAAGGCCACCGACAAGTCGGAGCTGCTCTACGTCAACGCCAAGTTCGGCGACAACGAGACGCGGTTTTACCGGTTCCAGAACCCTGAAGACAACAGTATCGATTATTTCGACGAGAACGGCAAAAGCATACGGCAGTTCCTGTTGCGTAACCCCGTTCCGAACGGCCGCATGACATCCGGTTTCGGCATGCGCCGTCACCCGGTTCTGAAATTCAGCCGCATGCATACCGGCACCGACTGGGCCGCCGCCCGCGGCACGCCGATCATCGCAACCGGTAACGGCACTGTCGAAAAGGCCGGCTGGGCCTCTGGTTACGGCAACCAGACCCTGCTGCGCCATGCCAATGGCTATGTCTCTTCCTATAATCACCAGAGCGCCATCGCCAAAGGTGTCACCGAAGGCGCCAAGGTCCGACAGGGTCAGGTCATCGGTTATGTCGGATCGACCGGCCTTTCGACCGGCGCCCACCTGCATTACGAACTGATCGTCAACGGCACGAAAGTCGATGCGATGAAAGTGCGCCTGCCGGGCGGCAAATCGCTTTCCGGTGATGCGCTCGCACGTTTCTCCGATGAGAGAAAGCGCATCGACAACCTGCTCAACATCGAGGACAAACCAAATCAGGTGGCGAGCCGGTAA
- the clpB gene encoding ATP-dependent chaperone ClpB produces the protein MNIEKYSERVRGFLQSAQTFALAENHQQFSAEHVLKVLLDDEQGMAASLIERAGGDAKEARLANDAALAKLPKVSGGNGGLSLTAPLAKVFSTAEDLAKKAGDSFVTVERLLQALAIESSASTSASLKKAGATAQALNQVINDIRKGRTADSANAEQGFDALKKYARDLTEEAREGKLDPVIGRDDEIRRTIQVLSRRTKNNPVLIGEPGVGKTAIAEGLALRIVNGDVPESLKDKKLMALDMGALIAGAKYRGEFEERLKAVLNEVQAENGGIILFIDEMHTLVGAGKADGAMDASNLLKPALARGELHCVGATTLDEYRKHVEKDPALARRFQPVLVDEPTVEDTISILRGLKEKYEQHHKVRISDSALVAAATLSNRYITDRFLPDKAIDLMDEAASRLRMQVDSKPEELDELDRRIIQLKIEREALKQETDQSSVDRLKKLEDELADTEEKADALTARWQAEKQKLGHAADLKKRLDEARNELAIAQRNGQFQRAGELTYGIIPGLEKELAAAEARDSSGAGSMVQEVVTPDNIAHVVSRWTGIPVDKMLEGQREKLLRMEDELAKSVVGQGEAVQAVSKAVRRSRAGLQDPNRPIGSFIFLGPTGVGKTELTKSLARFLFDDETAMVRLDMSEYMEKHSVARLIGAPPGYVGYEEGGALTEAVRRRPYQVVLFDEIEKAHPDVFNVLLQVLDDGRLTDGQGRTVDFKNTIIIMTSNLGSEFMTQMGDNDDVDSVRELVMERVRSHFRPEFLNRIDDIILFHRLRRDEMGAIVEIQLKRLVSLLGDRKISLELDEDARSWLANKGYDPAYGARPLKRVIQKSVQDRLAEMILGGEIPDGSRVKVTSGTDRLLFKVKPPKGEAETETADAA, from the coding sequence ATGAATATTGAAAAATACTCCGAACGCGTTCGCGGTTTTCTGCAATCGGCACAGACCTTTGCGCTTGCCGAAAATCATCAGCAGTTTTCTGCGGAACATGTTCTCAAGGTTTTGCTCGATGACGAGCAGGGCATGGCGGCATCGCTGATCGAGCGGGCTGGTGGCGACGCGAAAGAAGCGCGTCTTGCCAATGATGCCGCGTTGGCGAAATTGCCCAAGGTTTCCGGCGGCAATGGCGGCCTTTCGCTGACGGCGCCGCTTGCCAAGGTGTTTTCGACTGCTGAAGATCTTGCAAAGAAGGCAGGCGACAGCTTCGTTACCGTCGAGCGCCTTTTGCAGGCGTTGGCGATTGAAAGCTCTGCTTCCACTTCGGCTTCGCTGAAAAAGGCAGGCGCAACGGCGCAGGCTCTCAACCAGGTCATCAACGACATCCGCAAGGGCCGCACGGCCGATAGCGCCAATGCCGAACAGGGTTTTGACGCGTTGAAGAAATACGCGCGCGATCTGACGGAGGAAGCCCGCGAGGGTAAACTCGACCCTGTCATCGGCCGCGACGACGAAATTCGCCGTACCATTCAGGTCCTTTCGCGCCGCACCAAGAACAACCCCGTGCTGATCGGTGAACCGGGCGTCGGTAAAACGGCAATTGCCGAAGGGCTTGCGCTGCGCATCGTCAATGGTGACGTGCCGGAAAGCCTCAAGGACAAGAAGCTGATGGCGCTCGATATGGGCGCGCTGATCGCCGGTGCGAAATATCGCGGTGAATTCGAGGAGCGCCTGAAGGCCGTACTCAATGAGGTGCAGGCCGAAAATGGTGGCATCATCCTGTTCATCGATGAGATGCACACGCTGGTCGGTGCCGGCAAGGCCGATGGCGCGATGGATGCGTCCAACCTGCTGAAGCCCGCGCTTGCCCGTGGTGAACTGCACTGCGTTGGCGCCACCACGCTTGATGAATATCGCAAGCACGTGGAAAAGGACCCGGCCCTTGCCCGCCGTTTCCAGCCCGTGCTGGTGGATGAACCGACCGTGGAAGACACGATCTCGATCCTGCGTGGTCTGAAGGAAAAATACGAACAGCATCACAAGGTCCGCATCTCGGATTCGGCCCTGGTTGCGGCTGCAACGCTTTCCAACCGCTATATTACCGACCGGTTCCTGCCCGACAAGGCAATCGATCTGATGGACGAGGCCGCTTCGCGTCTTCGCATGCAGGTGGATTCCAAGCCGGAAGAACTGGACGAACTGGATCGTCGTATCATCCAGCTCAAGATCGAGCGCGAAGCCTTGAAGCAGGAGACGGACCAGTCCTCCGTCGATCGCCTTAAAAAGCTTGAAGACGAGTTGGCCGATACGGAAGAAAAGGCAGATGCGCTGACGGCACGCTGGCAGGCGGAAAAGCAGAAGCTCGGCCATGCCGCCGATTTGAAAAAGCGGCTGGACGAAGCCCGCAACGAACTGGCAATTGCCCAGCGCAACGGCCAGTTCCAGCGCGCCGGCGAGTTGACCTATGGCATTATTCCGGGCCTTGAAAAGGAACTGGCTGCGGCGGAAGCGCGTGACAGCAGCGGTGCCGGCTCGATGGTTCAGGAGGTGGTGACACCGGACAATATTGCCCATGTCGTTTCCCGCTGGACCGGCATTCCCGTCGACAAGATGCTGGAAGGTCAGCGCGAAAAGCTGCTGCGCATGGAAGACGAGCTTGCCAAGTCCGTTGTCGGGCAGGGCGAGGCCGTTCAGGCAGTTTCCAAGGCGGTTCGCCGTTCGCGTGCCGGCCTTCAGGATCCGAACCGCCCGATCGGCTCGTTCATCTTCCTTGGCCCGACCGGTGTGGGCAAGACCGAGCTGACGAAGTCGCTCGCCCGCTTCCTGTTCGACGACGAAACCGCGATGGTTCGCCTCGATATGTCGGAATATATGGAGAAACACTCCGTTGCCCGGCTCATCGGTGCGCCTCCCGGTTATGTCGGTTACGAAGAGGGTGGTGCCCTGACCGAAGCCGTTCGCCGCCGGCCCTATCAGGTCGTGCTGTTCGACGAGATCGAGAAAGCGCATCCGGACGTCTTCAATGTCCTGTTGCAGGTGCTGGATGATGGCCGCCTGACGGATGGCCAGGGCCGCACCGTCGATTTCAAGAACACCATCATCATCATGACCTCGAATCTCGGTTCGGAATTCATGACGCAGATGGGCGACAATGACGATGTGGATTCGGTTCGTGAACTGGTGATGGAGCGGGTCCGGTCGCATTTCCGGCCGGAGTTCCTCAACCGTATCGACGATATCATCCTGTTCCACCGCCTGCGGCGTGATGAAATGGGTGCGATCGTGGAAATTCAGTTGAAGCGGCTCGTCTCGCTGCTGGGTGATCGCAAGATCTCGCTCGAACTGGATGAGGATGCCCGCAGCTGGCTCGCCAACAAGGGCTATGATCCCGCTTACGGCGCACGTCCGCTGAAGCGGGTGATCCAGAAGTCGGTTCAGGACAGGCTTGCCGAAATGATCCTCGGCGGGGAAATCCCCGATGGTTCGCGGGTCAAGGTGACGTCCGGCACGGACCGGCTGCTGTTCAAGGTCAAGCCTCCGAAGGGCGAGGCCGAAACCGAAACGGCCGATGCGGCATAA
- the prmC gene encoding peptide chain release factor N(5)-glutamine methyltransferase — MSGAEGTVSTELAAARKRLQAAGVADPLLDARLLIGEVIAFSLTDFVMKPDRPLTQEEQARIASMIERRAGGEPVHRILGHREFHGLDLLLSKDTLEPRPDTEVLVDTLLPALKEAVSHKGSARILDLGTGTGAICLALLKECPDATGIGSDISTGALETAAKNASRNGLETRFEIMQSDWFEKISGRFDIIVSNPPYIRSDIVTTLDREVRHHDPMAALDGGQDGLAPYRLIAADAGCFLVENGIVGVEIGFDQRLDVSTIFASNGFSLVEAVKDYGGNDRVLIFRR, encoded by the coding sequence TTGAGCGGCGCTGAGGGGACCGTTTCGACCGAACTTGCCGCTGCCCGCAAACGGCTGCAGGCGGCCGGTGTTGCCGATCCGCTTCTCGATGCGCGCCTGCTGATCGGTGAGGTTATTGCCTTTTCACTGACCGATTTCGTAATGAAGCCGGATCGGCCCCTTACGCAGGAAGAACAGGCCCGCATCGCTTCCATGATCGAAAGGCGGGCCGGGGGAGAACCCGTCCACCGCATCCTCGGTCACCGGGAATTTCACGGCCTCGATCTTCTGCTGTCGAAGGATACGCTCGAACCCCGTCCGGACACGGAGGTTCTGGTTGATACGCTGTTGCCGGCGTTAAAGGAGGCGGTTTCCCACAAGGGCAGCGCCCGCATTCTGGATCTGGGCACGGGCACGGGGGCGATCTGTCTGGCGCTTTTGAAGGAATGCCCTGACGCGACGGGTATCGGCAGCGATATTTCCACTGGTGCCTTGGAGACGGCTGCGAAAAACGCATCCAGAAACGGGCTCGAAACGCGTTTTGAGATCATGCAGAGCGACTGGTTCGAAAAAATCTCCGGCCGCTTTGACATAATTGTGTCGAATCCGCCTTATATAAGAAGCGATATCGTTACAACGCTCGACCGAGAGGTTCGTCATCATGATCCGATGGCGGCGCTGGACGGAGGTCAGGACGGCCTTGCACCGTACCGCCTTATTGCTGCCGACGCAGGCTGCTTTCTTGTGGAAAACGGGATCGTTGGTGTGGAGATCGGTTTCGATCAAAGGCTTGATGTTTCCACGATATTTGCTTCTAACGGTTTCTCTCTTGTGGAGGCCGTGAAGGATTATGGCGGCAACGACAGAGTTTTGATCTTCCGGAGATAG
- a CDS encoding DUF4167 domain-containing protein, with amino-acid sequence MRPGQQNKRGRGRGSNNNNNNNNGGGNNNFNRKGGNPLTRTYDSSGPDVKIRGTAQHIAEKYAALARDAQSSGDRVIAENYLQHAEHYNRIIATAQAQMQERFQRDDRGEYNSAETDADDMDGNDGDDGVVASQQHSEQVERVQQPERQERTERSEPRQERRERPDRRERQERQPRQPQVSAEQQPPVYDASQAPQPVIEGTPMEVAVEEEQQQAEAPATERAPKTRRATTPRPRRPRRAAAAEGAEGEDAPAGEDATPATLENAAE; translated from the coding sequence ATGAGGCCAGGACAGCAAAACAAGCGCGGCCGGGGGCGTGGAAGCAACAATAATAACAACAATAACAATGGTGGCGGTAATAACAACTTCAACCGCAAGGGCGGCAATCCGCTCACCAGGACTTATGACAGTTCCGGCCCCGATGTTAAGATTCGTGGTACAGCCCAGCACATAGCGGAAAAATACGCTGCCCTTGCCCGGGACGCGCAGAGTTCCGGCGACCGTGTGATTGCGGAAAACTATCTGCAACACGCTGAGCACTACAACCGCATCATTGCCACGGCTCAGGCCCAGATGCAGGAACGTTTCCAGCGCGACGATCGCGGTGAATATAATTCCGCCGAGACGGATGCCGACGATATGGATGGAAACGATGGCGACGACGGCGTCGTTGCATCGCAGCAGCATTCCGAACAGGTAGAGCGCGTCCAGCAGCCGGAGCGCCAGGAGCGCACTGAGCGGAGCGAGCCACGCCAGGAACGTCGCGAACGTCCCGACCGTCGTGAACGGCAGGAACGTCAGCCGCGCCAGCCGCAGGTCTCGGCCGAGCAGCAGCCACCGGTTTATGACGCCAGCCAGGCACCGCAGCCCGTCATCGAAGGTACGCCCATGGAAGTGGCCGTCGAGGAAGAGCAGCAGCAGGCGGAAGCACCCGCAACCGAACGTGCGCCAAAGACCCGCCGTGCCACGACCCCGCGCCCGCGTCGTCCGCGCCGTGCCGCGGCGGCGGAAGGTGCTGAAGGTGAAGACGCGCCCGCCGGTGAAGACGCAACACCGGCCACTCTTGAAAACGCTGCTGAATAA
- the prfA gene encoding peptide chain release factor 1: MAKLPVEKMRELERRFGEIEARMSAGPAADVYVKLASEYSELQPVVNKIRDYEKAIAEAADLQALLADRTTDRDMRDLAEMELPEVEACIGELEKDMQVLLLPKDAADEKSAILEIRAGTGGSEAALFAGDLFRMYERFASTKGWKVEVLSASEGEAGGYKEIIATISGRGVFSKLKFESGVHRVQRVPETEASGRIHTSAATVAVLPEAEDIDVEIRPEDIRIDTMRASGAGGQHVNTTDSAVRITHLPTGLIVTSSEKSQHQNRAKAMQVLRSRLYDIERQKVDSERSADRKSQVGSGDRSERIRTYNFPQGRVTDHRINLTLYKLDRMIEGEIDELVDALIADYQAGQLALLGEQQL, from the coding sequence GTGGCGAAGCTTCCCGTCGAAAAAATGCGCGAGTTGGAAAGGCGTTTCGGAGAGATCGAAGCGCGGATGTCGGCTGGCCCGGCGGCAGATGTTTATGTGAAGCTGGCTTCGGAATATTCCGAACTGCAGCCGGTCGTGAACAAGATCCGCGATTACGAAAAGGCGATTGCCGAGGCTGCCGATCTCCAGGCGCTGCTCGCCGACAGGACGACCGACAGGGACATGCGCGATCTGGCGGAAATGGAGCTGCCGGAGGTCGAAGCCTGCATCGGTGAGCTAGAGAAGGACATGCAGGTCCTGCTGCTTCCCAAGGATGCGGCGGATGAAAAAAGCGCGATCCTTGAAATCCGTGCCGGCACAGGCGGCTCCGAAGCGGCGCTGTTTGCCGGCGATCTGTTCCGCATGTATGAGCGCTTCGCATCGACCAAGGGCTGGAAAGTCGAAGTCCTTTCCGCCAGCGAAGGTGAAGCGGGCGGTTATAAGGAAATCATCGCCACGATCAGCGGGCGAGGGGTGTTCTCCAAGCTGAAGTTCGAATCCGGTGTGCATCGCGTGCAGCGGGTACCGGAAACGGAAGCGAGCGGCCGTATTCACACCTCCGCTGCCACCGTCGCGGTGCTGCCGGAAGCGGAGGACATCGACGTCGAAATCCGCCCGGAAGATATTCGCATCGATACGATGCGCGCCTCGGGCGCCGGCGGTCAGCACGTCAATACCACCGACTCTGCCGTTCGTATCACCCATCTTCCGACGGGATTGATCGTCACCAGTTCGGAGAAATCCCAGCACCAGAACCGCGCCAAGGCCATGCAGGTTCTGCGTTCGCGTCTTTACGATATCGAGCGGCAGAAGGTGGATAGTGAACGCTCGGCGGACCGCAAAAGCCAGGTCGGTTCGGGTGACCGGTCAGAGCGCATCCGCACCTATAACTTCCCGCAGGGGCGGGTCACCGATCACCGCATCAACCTCACCCTCTATAAACTCGACAGAATGATCGAAGGTGAGATTGATGAGCTCGTGGATGCGTTGATCGCCGATTATCAGGCCGGCCAGCTGGCACTGCTTGGCGAACAGCAGCTTTGA